The Lasioglossum baleicum chromosome 12, iyLasBale1, whole genome shotgun sequence genome includes a region encoding these proteins:
- the LOC143214118 gene encoding protein spaetzle-like, which produces MRALKVSILFWILNNVHCQIQWYEQSHQSYLNYKNLDKEPSVSGNGDSDVRISPRIGLKWPFSPQNRIKGTPQPPTNNKRDENNAVPNDKFLFPDNKSEKQKVASVPVCKGTTYCEDDSNYPMESVSKAIAKQNLPRYENVDEIDVTFRWHDSESLCVSNEKVIFPKTAETVDNQWLRVVNHPNYTQGVRVETCSNAGGECKLIQGFAAGYATSCEQKYIYRQLASFNDGRIKQELFRFPANCCCQIKFLGTSQRMRTDRSFSHQNTDNDIIII; this is translated from the exons ATGCGTGCCCTGAAAGTATCAATTCTCTTCTGG ATTTTGAACAACGTCCACTGTCAGATACAATGGTACGAGCAATCCCATCAAAGTTATTTAAACTACAAAAACCTCGATAAGGAACCTTCAGTATCGGGCAACGGCGACTCCGACGTCCGTATTTCTCCAAGAATTGGTTTGAAGTGGCCTTTCAGTCCGCAAAACAGAATTAAAGGAACGCCACAACCTCCCACCAACAATAAGAGAGATG AAAACAACGCGGTGCCGAACGACAAGTTCCTCTTTCCCGACAATAAATCCGAAAAGCAGAAAGTTGCCTCGGTCCCCGTTTGCAAAGGGACAACATACTGCGAGGATGATTCGAATTACCCCATGGAATCAGTGAGCAAGGCGATCGCAAAACAGAATCTACCGCGTTACGAAAACGTCGACGAG ATCGATGTCACTTTCCGATGGCACGACAGCGAGTCACTTTGCGTATCCAAC GAGAAAGTGATCTTTCCGAAGACCGCGGAGACCGTAGACAATCAATGGTTGCGCGTCGTCAACCACCCGAACTACACTCAAGGAGTACGAGTCGAGACTTGCAG CAACGCGGGAGGAGAGTGCAAACTGATCCAAGGATTCGCGGCCGGTTATGCCACTTCGTGCGAGCAGAAATACATTTACCGTCAACTGGCATCGTTCAACGATGGCAGGATTAAACAGGAGCTCTTTCGATTCCCGGCCAATTGCTGCTGCCAGATTAAATTCCTCGGCACTTCCCAGCGGATGAGGACCGATCGATCTTTCAGCCATCAAAACACTGATAACGATATAATCATCATTTGA